The following are encoded together in the Deinococcus multiflagellatus genome:
- a CDS encoding HD domain-containing protein produces MNPDALLGAAEAYARPFYAEAHRAYHNAAHVEAVLGALGSRGVLSPALALAVWGHDLIYDPRARDNEARSAEVFGAWLAGQGAPTDLVAQVRALILATQHRALPATREEALLVDADLGILGASPAKFAAYDAAIRQEYRHVPGPLYRMGRRKVLQGFLNRSRIYTTPEFAGLEEQARANLAGALARL; encoded by the coding sequence GTGAACCCCGACGCCCTGCTCGGCGCTGCCGAAGCTTACGCCCGGCCCTTTTATGCTGAAGCCCACCGCGCCTACCACAACGCCGCCCATGTGGAGGCGGTGCTGGGCGCCCTGGGTTCGCGGGGCGTGCTCTCCCCTGCCCTGGCGCTGGCGGTCTGGGGGCACGACCTGATCTATGACCCGCGCGCGAGGGACAACGAGGCCCGCAGCGCGGAGGTCTTTGGGGCGTGGTTGGCCGGTCAGGGCGCGCCTACTGATCTGGTGGCCCAGGTGCGCGCCCTCATTCTGGCCACCCAGCACCGGGCCTTGCCGGCCACGCGCGAGGAGGCCCTGCTGGTAGACGCCGATCTGGGCATTCTGGGCGCCAGCCCGGCCAAATTCGCCGCCTATGACGCGGCCATTCGCCAGGAGTACCGCCATGTGCCCGGGCCGCTGTACCGCATGGGGCGGCGCAAGGTGCTGCAGGGGTTCCTGAACCGCAGTCGCATCTACACCACCCCGGAATTCGCGGGGTTGGAAGAACAGGCACGGGCGAATCTGGCCGGGGCCCTCGCCCGGCTGTGA
- a CDS encoding ROK family protein has translation MSSPFSPEQISIGIDVGGTKIASGVLRGDELHDPHVVPTPETGWKAVLDAIAGEVQRLQEHHPEARLIGVGIPGPLNADRTRVKFAPNIYGFTDVPLVDGLRDRLGQRVVLENDAKAAALAEAHLGAARGAESSIYVTVSTGIGSGIVLNGRIWRGRHGIAGEIGHVTALPGGPVSGTGLDGALEAVASGTAIARDASYALNREVTTAEAFALAQQGHPGARRVVAQALRHIGMALADLQKILDPEVFVLGGGVASVGDYFFHGVQAAADEYAQGFAPVTIRRAQLGGNAGVIGAALAARHG, from the coding sequence ATGAGTTCACCGTTCTCCCCAGAGCAGATCAGCATTGGTATTGATGTCGGCGGCACCAAGATCGCCAGCGGCGTGCTGCGCGGCGACGAGCTGCATGACCCCCATGTGGTGCCCACCCCCGAAACCGGCTGGAAGGCCGTGCTGGACGCCATTGCCGGCGAGGTTCAGCGCCTGCAGGAACACCACCCCGAAGCCCGCCTGATCGGCGTGGGCATTCCCGGCCCCCTGAACGCCGACCGCACCCGCGTGAAGTTCGCGCCGAACATCTACGGCTTTACCGATGTGCCGCTGGTGGACGGCCTGCGTGACCGCCTGGGCCAGCGCGTGGTGCTGGAAAACGACGCCAAGGCCGCCGCCCTGGCCGAGGCCCACCTGGGCGCCGCCCGGGGCGCCGAGAGCAGCATCTACGTGACGGTCAGCACCGGTATTGGGTCGGGCATCGTGCTGAACGGTCGCATCTGGCGCGGGCGGCACGGTATTGCGGGCGAGATCGGCCACGTGACCGCGCTGCCCGGCGGCCCGGTGAGCGGCACCGGGCTGGACGGCGCGCTGGAAGCGGTGGCCAGCGGCACCGCCATCGCCCGCGACGCCAGTTACGCCCTGAACCGCGAGGTCACCACCGCCGAGGCCTTTGCCCTGGCCCAGCAGGGCCACCCTGGCGCCCGGCGCGTGGTGGCCCAGGCGCTGCGGCACATCGGCATGGCCCTGGCCGACCTGCAGAAGATTCTGGACCCCGAAGTGTTTGTGCTGGGGGGCGGCGTGGCCAGCGTGGGCGACTACTTCTTCCACGGCGTGCAGGCCGCCGCGGATGAGTACGCCCAGGGCTTTGCGCCGGTCACCATCCGCCGCGCGCAACTGGGCGGCAATGCCGGTGTGATCGGCGCGGCCCTGGCGGCGCGGCACGGGTAA
- a CDS encoding acyl-CoA thioesterase — protein sequence MMGNTEQGAASPRVPALNWQDAHRTQIQLRYGDLDAMGHVNNARYAEFLEVARLALAAELGIELAGRSVLARLELDYVRDIRPGQQVLIETLVERTGRTSWTSVSRILADGVPCAFSRSVVVRVDDQGRPEPLPEDLKAQVAPWLVRA from the coding sequence ATGATGGGGAACACTGAACAGGGCGCTGCCTCGCCGCGCGTGCCCGCGCTGAACTGGCAAGACGCCCACCGCACCCAGATTCAGCTGCGGTACGGCGATCTGGACGCCATGGGCCACGTGAACAACGCCCGCTACGCCGAGTTTCTGGAGGTGGCCCGCCTCGCCCTGGCCGCCGAGTTGGGCATTGAACTGGCTGGGCGCTCGGTGCTGGCACGGCTGGAACTGGACTACGTGCGCGACATCCGCCCCGGGCAGCAGGTGCTGATCGAGACGCTGGTGGAGCGCACCGGCCGCACCAGCTGGACCAGCGTGTCGCGCATTCTGGCCGATGGCGTGCCCTGCGCCTTTTCGCGCTCCGTGGTGGTGCGGGTGGACGACCAGGGCCGCCCCGAACCGCTGCCCGAGGACCTGAAAGCCCAGGTTGCCCCCTGGCTGGTCCGGGCATGA
- a CDS encoding cell division protein FtsB: MTDAPPPPRPARRAWWRRVQRLPLSMMVASVLAALGIVQMSFQLGHMVYRSVTWSAETRQTLARVAALEQDRQVLQDAIRAANDPAYLEQLARCEGYVGKTEKVIVSSTAPPPRFPGDNCKALRVP; encoded by the coding sequence GTGACCGACGCGCCCCCACCCCCGCGCCCGGCGCGGCGCGCCTGGTGGCGGCGCGTGCAGCGCCTGCCCCTGAGCATGATGGTGGCCAGTGTGCTTGCGGCCCTGGGCATCGTGCAAATGAGCTTTCAACTGGGGCACATGGTGTACCGCAGCGTGACGTGGTCGGCCGAAACCCGCCAGACCCTGGCGCGCGTCGCGGCGCTGGAACAGGACCGGCAGGTGCTGCAAGACGCCATCCGCGCCGCCAACGATCCGGCGTACTTAGAACAGCTGGCCCGCTGCGAGGGCTACGTGGGCAAGACCGAAAAAGTCATTGTGTCCAGTACCGCCCCGCCCCCCCGCTTCCCCGGCGACAACTGCAAGGCGCTGCGGGTGCCGTAA